From the Leucobacter tenebrionis genome, one window contains:
- a CDS encoding amidohydrolase family protein, with protein sequence MAGEVTYSEVEMGGAVRGIRILDERGGFSSPTRVSWSDGVFSLGGEGLAEGATGAAGPARGEDRPNGLDPVAPGREDRANGAEFALQTLPGDPGDPADPAAPAGDLWLIPGLVDAHLHAAWHAFDAEDRARMTESETLAATERGLASTLAARFTSARDAGGLDASTLAAIPSSRRPRMQLSTRIIDRAVADAAGGLDRAVEGVLESGAEWVKLYATAGVGSPAGAGLDPMFTADEVRDAVRRAERARAGVMVHAWGGAAIDDAIEAGALSIEHGIFLSDDQARRAAERGMTLVPTLRIYRLVQRMIDAGVLPAALRARVDEAVGAHPRAVLRARDAGLAIALGTDYGTPDQHGTNGLEFDALVEAGLSPEEALVAATRGGAELLARVGERGSSARGGPGADGSPGAPGAPGAPGVPGAPGASGAHGAPGGSVGRIAEGAVADGVILRRDPREPGALSDPESIVAVLLGGLLIDPIATRGT encoded by the coding sequence ATGGCGGGCGAGGTGACCTACTCGGAGGTGGAGATGGGCGGTGCGGTGCGCGGGATCCGGATCCTCGACGAGCGCGGAGGCTTCTCCTCGCCGACGCGCGTCTCCTGGAGCGACGGTGTGTTCTCGCTGGGCGGTGAGGGGCTCGCGGAGGGTGCCACGGGCGCCGCAGGCCCCGCGCGTGGGGAGGATCGCCCGAACGGCCTCGATCCCGTCGCGCCGGGCAGGGAGGATCGCGCGAACGGCGCCGAATTCGCCCTTCAGACGCTTCCCGGCGATCCCGGCGATCCCGCCGATCCCGCTGCACCCGCGGGTGACCTGTGGCTGATCCCGGGTCTCGTCGACGCCCACCTGCACGCTGCCTGGCACGCGTTCGACGCCGAGGACCGCGCGCGCATGACCGAGTCCGAGACGCTGGCCGCGACCGAGCGGGGCCTCGCGTCGACGCTCGCGGCGCGGTTCACGAGCGCGCGCGACGCCGGAGGTCTCGACGCGAGCACGCTGGCCGCGATCCCGAGCTCCCGCCGCCCGCGCATGCAGCTCTCGACCCGCATCATCGACCGTGCCGTGGCAGACGCTGCCGGCGGGCTCGACCGCGCGGTCGAGGGTGTGCTCGAATCGGGTGCGGAGTGGGTGAAGCTGTACGCGACGGCCGGTGTGGGGTCGCCGGCCGGGGCCGGGCTCGATCCGATGTTCACCGCGGACGAGGTGCGCGACGCGGTGCGGAGGGCGGAGCGCGCCCGCGCGGGAGTGATGGTGCACGCCTGGGGCGGAGCGGCCATCGACGACGCGATCGAGGCCGGTGCGCTGAGTATCGAGCACGGGATCTTCCTGAGCGATGACCAGGCCCGCCGCGCCGCCGAGCGCGGTATGACGCTCGTTCCGACGCTGCGCATCTACCGTCTCGTGCAGCGCATGATCGACGCGGGAGTGCTGCCCGCCGCGCTGCGCGCCCGGGTTGACGAAGCGGTCGGCGCGCACCCCCGCGCGGTGCTGCGCGCTCGCGACGCCGGGCTCGCGATCGCACTCGGAACCGACTACGGAACCCCGGATCAGCACGGCACCAACGGGCTCGAGTTCGACGCTCTGGTCGAGGCCGGGCTCTCTCCGGAGGAGGCGCTCGTCGCCGCGACCCGGGGCGGCGCCGAACTACTGGCCCGGGTCGGGGAGAGGGGCTCGAGCGCAAGGGGTGGGCCGGGTGCGGATGGTTCGCCGGGTGCGCCGGGTGCGCCGGGTGCGCCGGGTGTGCCGGGTGCGCCTGGTGCGTCGGGCGCGCACGGTGCGCCGGGTGGGTCGGTGGGGCGGATCGCCGAGGGCGCTGTCGCCGACGGCGTGATCCTGCGCCGTGATCCTCGAGAACCGGGGGCGCTGAGCGATCCCGAATCCATCGTGGCCGTGCTCCTCGGAGGCCTGTTGATCGATCCGATCGCGACGCGCGGCACCTGA
- a CDS encoding ATP-binding cassette domain-containing protein, which translates to MTFWRRALRSPAFIGGAVLFALILCSALLAPVIAPYSPSAQNLTGGLLPPSPEHWFGTDQLGRDVLSRMLFAGQTDLRVALLAAIAPFVIGVAVGLVTGYFGGAVDWIGSRVVDTVIAFPFYVIVIAIVFAVGAGEGGIVVAFALVGWVGYARVLRAMTASLRDAGWVQAARGGGLSHARVLIRHVLPNVLPQAIVLLATEIVLIMVAIVTLGYLGLGIQPPTPDWGTMISDGQAFITTHWWLSALPGLAVVLTGVALSLLGDGVGDAMRVGGAARGGGAAGVGGAAGVGSDRNDANGPVAQEKGPHASSRRSDEAPSPDAAARARAGEVRVRGLRVESSAGSPLVDGLDLEAGPGEALGIVGESGSGKSLTLRALLGMMPAGTRIAGGDVMVAGAVRMVFQDPLTALDPLTRVGVQLREAVAAAQGESREGGRARVLELLELVRLPDPERIARSYPHQLSGGQRQRVVIAMALAGDPAVLLCDEPTTALDVTVQRRVLDLLDELRRTRGITLVFVSHDLAVVASMCDRVIVMRGGRVVETGATARVVRDPREPYTRDLLEAVPTLPELREPPELSELPERSELRELRESPEASEPPALPELRESPEPFEPPAPTEPSVRASAARDRSAKGRKRLSNSPEESLFRPLAAPATVSEQEHAARPAPAIEVRGASVRYGRTVAVAGVSLAVQRGGALGIVGESGSGKTTLARAIAGQLPLASGSVLLDGRPQPSRRGRVERRAIQLVPQDPYSSLNPRMTVAQTLGELLRVHGLGAGGAERRARIVELLEAVRLEPALARAYPHELSGGQRQRVALARALAVEPRVIVADEPTSALDVSVQASVVSLLQELRRDLDVTLVLVSHDLAVVHALCDEVLVMRDGEAVESGGSDFFRAPRTAYGRELLAAVPRIDDVERRSAS; encoded by the coding sequence ATGACGTTCTGGCGACGCGCTCTCCGTTCGCCCGCCTTCATCGGCGGAGCGGTACTATTCGCGCTGATCCTCTGTTCCGCACTGCTCGCACCCGTGATCGCGCCGTACTCGCCCAGCGCGCAGAATCTCACGGGCGGGCTGCTGCCGCCGTCGCCCGAGCACTGGTTCGGCACCGACCAGCTCGGACGCGACGTGCTGTCGCGCATGCTGTTCGCGGGGCAGACCGACCTGCGCGTCGCCCTCCTCGCCGCGATCGCCCCGTTCGTGATCGGTGTCGCAGTGGGCCTCGTGACCGGCTACTTCGGCGGCGCGGTCGACTGGATCGGATCTCGCGTCGTCGACACCGTGATCGCCTTCCCCTTCTATGTGATCGTGATCGCCATCGTGTTCGCGGTGGGTGCGGGCGAGGGCGGCATCGTCGTGGCCTTCGCCCTGGTCGGCTGGGTGGGGTACGCGCGGGTGCTGCGGGCGATGACGGCCTCGCTGCGCGATGCGGGCTGGGTGCAGGCAGCTCGCGGGGGCGGGCTGTCGCACGCGCGGGTGCTGATACGGCACGTGCTGCCGAACGTGCTGCCCCAGGCGATCGTGCTGCTGGCGACCGAGATCGTGCTGATCATGGTGGCGATCGTCACGCTCGGCTACCTGGGGCTGGGCATTCAGCCGCCGACGCCCGACTGGGGAACCATGATCTCCGACGGGCAGGCGTTCATCACCACGCACTGGTGGTTGTCGGCACTGCCCGGGCTCGCCGTCGTGCTGACCGGGGTGGCACTGTCGCTGCTCGGCGACGGCGTGGGCGACGCGATGCGGGTCGGCGGTGCGGCGCGTGGCGGAGGTGCGGCGGGGGTTGGCGGTGCGGCGGGGGTCGGCAGCGATCGAAATGACGCGAACGGCCCTGTTGCGCAGGAGAAAGGGCCGCACGCGTCATCTCGGCGCAGCGACGAGGCGCCGAGCCCCGACGCTGCAGCTCGCGCCCGTGCGGGCGAGGTGCGCGTGCGCGGGCTGCGCGTCGAGTCGAGCGCGGGATCGCCCCTCGTCGACGGGCTCGACCTCGAGGCGGGTCCAGGCGAGGCCCTCGGCATCGTGGGGGAGTCGGGGTCGGGCAAGAGCCTCACCCTGCGCGCACTGCTCGGCATGATGCCGGCGGGCACCCGGATCGCGGGCGGCGACGTGATGGTCGCTGGGGCGGTGCGCATGGTGTTCCAGGATCCGCTGACCGCCCTCGATCCGCTCACCCGAGTGGGCGTGCAACTGCGCGAGGCGGTCGCGGCCGCGCAGGGCGAGTCGCGAGAGGGCGGCCGGGCTCGAGTGCTCGAGTTGCTCGAGCTGGTGAGACTGCCCGATCCCGAGCGGATCGCCCGCTCCTACCCGCATCAACTCTCGGGCGGCCAGCGCCAGCGCGTCGTGATCGCGATGGCGCTGGCAGGGGATCCCGCGGTGCTGCTCTGCGACGAGCCGACGACCGCCCTCGACGTGACGGTGCAGCGGCGCGTGCTCGACCTGCTCGACGAACTGCGCCGCACCCGCGGAATCACCCTCGTGTTCGTGAGCCACGATCTGGCCGTGGTCGCGTCGATGTGCGACAGAGTGATCGTGATGCGCGGCGGGCGGGTCGTGGAGACGGGGGCGACGGCGCGGGTGGTGCGGGATCCGCGTGAGCCGTACACGCGCGACCTTCTTGAAGCGGTGCCGACGCTGCCCGAGTTGCGCGAGCCGCCTGAGCTGTCTGAGCTGCCCGAGCGGTCTGAGTTGCGTGAATTGCGCGAGTCGCCTGAGGCGTCTGAGCCGCCCGCGCTGCCTGAGCTGCGTGAGTCGCCTGAGCCGTTCGAGCCGCCCGCGCCGACCGAGCCGTCCGTGCGCGCATCTGCCGCCCGCGACAGGTCCGCGAAAGGTCGAAAACGGCTCTCGAACTCCCCCGAGGAGAGCCTTTTTCGACCTCTCGCCGCCCCTGCGACGGTGAGTGAACAGGAACACGCGGCGCGGCCGGCCCCCGCGATCGAGGTGCGCGGCGCGAGCGTGCGCTATGGGCGCACCGTGGCGGTTGCAGGGGTCTCGCTGGCGGTGCAGCGGGGCGGGGCGCTGGGGATCGTGGGGGAGTCGGGATCCGGCAAGACCACGCTCGCCCGCGCGATCGCAGGGCAGCTTCCGCTCGCCTCGGGCTCCGTGCTGCTCGACGGTCGCCCGCAGCCGTCGCGCCGCGGGCGGGTCGAACGCCGGGCGATCCAGCTCGTGCCCCAGGACCCGTACTCGTCGCTCAACCCGCGCATGACCGTGGCCCAGACGCTCGGCGAACTGCTGCGGGTGCACGGGCTAGGCGCGGGCGGTGCCGAGCGGCGCGCTCGGATCGTCGAACTGCTCGAGGCAGTGCGACTCGAACCGGCGCTCGCGCGCGCCTACCCGCACGAGCTCTCCGGCGGGCAGCGTCAGCGGGTGGCGCTTGCGCGCGCGCTCGCCGTGGAGCCGCGCGTGATCGTCGCCGACGAGCCGACGAGCGCGCTCGACGTCTCCGTGCAGGCGAGCGTCGTCTCGCTGCTGCAGGAGCTCCGCCGCGATCTCGACGTGACGCTTGTGCTCGTCTCTCACGACCTCGCGGTGGTGCACGCGCTGTGCGACGAGGTGCTCGTGATGCGCGACGGCGAAGCGGTGGAGAGCGGCGGATCCGACTTCTTCCGCGCACCGCGCACCGCCTACGGCCGAGAGCTGCTCGCCGCTGTGCCCCGAATCGACGACGTCGAGCGGCGTTCGGCTTCGTGA
- a CDS encoding LacI family DNA-binding transcriptional regulator, translated as MTGSTVTIVDIAQALGISKTAVSSALHGRGRVSAATRERVLAQAEAMGYVSNRAAQRLRGGSHGAIGLHIPADVRELSFYMEFAFGAADVAAETGNDLLLLADTAAPRAGRRPSVDGLLALDPAPSSFGEAIARVGPVPIVSVGDYEGPDRERVSAWIAADHEGLVREVLDTLGSAGSAAPALVALEPEREPLWATHVVDGYRSWCAARGIESVLRRLPVTPEDEAIRSVLEDLAAAGADSIVWVGQGLAMRARALWGETRSARTPRPILATMAAEPGSVGVLGIDLRARDYGRSAARLLLRVISGEAEPGERVVHHARLLS; from the coding sequence ATGACCGGTTCAACTGTGACGATCGTCGACATCGCGCAGGCGCTCGGCATATCGAAGACGGCTGTCTCCTCAGCGCTGCACGGTCGGGGTCGGGTGTCCGCGGCCACCCGAGAGCGGGTCCTCGCCCAGGCCGAGGCCATGGGGTACGTCTCCAATCGGGCCGCGCAGCGGCTCCGTGGTGGCTCTCACGGCGCGATCGGCCTGCACATTCCCGCCGATGTCCGGGAGCTCTCCTTCTACATGGAGTTCGCCTTCGGCGCCGCCGACGTTGCCGCCGAGACCGGCAACGATCTCCTGTTGCTCGCGGACACCGCGGCGCCGCGGGCCGGCCGGCGTCCCTCCGTCGACGGGCTTCTCGCGCTCGACCCGGCGCCGAGCAGCTTCGGCGAGGCGATCGCACGCGTCGGCCCGGTGCCGATCGTCTCGGTGGGCGACTACGAGGGGCCGGACCGCGAGCGTGTCTCGGCCTGGATCGCGGCCGACCACGAGGGGCTTGTGCGGGAGGTGCTCGACACGCTCGGTTCGGCGGGCAGCGCGGCGCCCGCGCTTGTCGCGCTCGAGCCCGAGCGGGAGCCCCTCTGGGCCACGCACGTAGTCGACGGCTATCGGTCGTGGTGCGCTGCCCGAGGGATCGAGTCGGTGCTGCGCCGGCTCCCCGTCACGCCTGAAGACGAGGCGATCCGGAGCGTGCTCGAAGACCTCGCCGCTGCCGGTGCCGACTCGATCGTTTGGGTGGGGCAGGGTCTCGCGATGCGAGCGCGCGCCTTGTGGGGCGAAACGCGATCCGCCCGAACACCGCGGCCGATCCTCGCGACGATGGCCGCCGAACCGGGCTCGGTCGGAGTGCTCGGCATCGATCTCCGCGCCCGCGACTACGGGCGATCCGCGGCACGTCTGCTGCTGCGGGTGATCTCCGGGGAGGCCGAGCCGGGCGAGCGCGTCGTGCACCACGCCCGCCTTCTGAGTTGA
- a CDS encoding MFS transporter, giving the protein MTSSQAPAPSGLASLTSKVVLGFIGTWVIALMAANLVPVLIAAMRQDLGVDIGTAGALATGMTAGSALAMFVTNRFVARADRPRLGRVGLVLMVVGYGVPAIWLATPTVMGGLILGGIGAGIMIATGTAAASSTRNPDRTVATIMIINRVGATALLAIAPIFHNDLRTVLIVIASLGVFGLIFAGGLPNLPANRVPSAETAANASGAPSAAIRGTITATAVVLAISMALWSLTEDMVYSMTSVLAQQSGLSPEVSGMLLAGKVGGGLVGALVAPLLLRWLGRSWSLVALILISTATKFIMITSASAAAYSVSIIIWGTAYGALLVLVTGLAAVMDVTGRTGVLVFGFYIVGVAFGPLIGGQFIGVLAPLQYALLVTVPSALFGIALFVIARSRRKYESGNTTAVVVLPETDAEHEEARA; this is encoded by the coding sequence GTGACCTCATCCCAAGCCCCCGCCCCTTCGGGCCTCGCCTCCCTGACCTCGAAGGTGGTGCTCGGATTCATAGGCACCTGGGTCATCGCGCTTATGGCGGCCAACCTCGTTCCAGTGCTCATCGCGGCGATGCGGCAGGATCTCGGCGTGGACATCGGCACCGCCGGAGCGCTCGCCACCGGCATGACCGCCGGCTCAGCTCTGGCGATGTTCGTCACCAATCGGTTCGTGGCCCGCGCCGACCGTCCACGGCTGGGCCGCGTCGGCCTCGTGCTCATGGTGGTCGGCTACGGCGTGCCCGCGATCTGGCTCGCCACACCGACGGTCATGGGCGGCCTGATCCTCGGCGGGATCGGCGCCGGCATCATGATCGCCACGGGCACGGCGGCAGCGTCCTCCACGCGCAACCCGGACCGCACGGTCGCGACCATCATGATCATCAACCGCGTGGGCGCGACGGCGCTCCTCGCGATCGCCCCGATCTTCCACAACGACCTGCGGACGGTACTCATCGTCATCGCGTCGCTCGGCGTCTTCGGCCTCATCTTCGCCGGCGGCCTCCCCAATCTTCCCGCGAATCGCGTTCCCAGCGCCGAGACCGCCGCGAACGCTTCAGGAGCTCCGAGCGCCGCGATCCGTGGCACCATCACCGCGACCGCCGTGGTACTCGCCATCTCGATGGCGCTGTGGTCACTCACCGAGGACATGGTCTACTCGATGACCAGCGTGCTCGCGCAGCAGTCCGGCCTCTCCCCCGAGGTATCGGGCATGCTGCTCGCCGGTAAAGTGGGCGGCGGCCTCGTCGGCGCGCTCGTCGCTCCCCTGCTGCTGCGCTGGCTGGGCCGCAGCTGGTCCCTCGTCGCGCTGATCCTCATCAGCACCGCGACCAAGTTCATCATGATCACGAGCGCATCTGCCGCTGCCTACAGCGTCTCGATCATCATCTGGGGCACAGCCTACGGAGCACTGCTCGTGCTCGTCACGGGCCTCGCCGCTGTCATGGACGTCACCGGTCGCACGGGCGTGCTCGTCTTCGGCTTTTATATCGTCGGGGTGGCGTTCGGTCCCCTCATCGGCGGGCAGTTCATCGGCGTGCTCGCCCCGCTGCAGTACGCGCTGCTGGTCACCGTGCCGAGTGCGCTGTTCGGGATCGCACTGTTCGTGATCGCCCGCAGCCGGCGCAAGTACGAGAGCGGCAACACCACCGCCGTGGTCGTGCTGCCCGAGACCGATGCCGAGCACGAGGAGGCACGGGCATGA
- a CDS encoding ABC transporter permease, with the protein MNQQTAASARRARGAASHALRAAGRIAARVVPVMLGVVVAVFFLLRMVPGDPAAMILGERATPEAVAALREKLGLDQSLWRQFTDFLGQLVTRFDTGDSLVTGASTRELIFEKAPVSLGIVVFAVLLAVVIAVPLALAAALRRDGWVDHAVRVLPAVGMGMPLFWIGLLLIIVFGVQLRWLPVGGVGSGPGEPLRSLFLPALAVALGMAPPLIRSLRAQLLEVLSADFVTTLRAARIPERRILWRHVVRGAALPALTLLSVNTAYLIGGTLVVEKVFGIGGLGTLLFQSIGSRDFPVVQGVALYCAVLVVLVTTLAGVLAALLDPRLRVSEGREAENRSFALQRADRVGGIPGGAGASSSGAGGRPGSEDGTASEPGSVSGGLASRSPRPSDGEGGGR; encoded by the coding sequence GTGAACCAACAGACGGCGGCATCAGCGCGGCGGGCCCGCGGCGCTGCCTCCCATGCGCTGCGGGCGGCGGGCAGGATCGCCGCGCGCGTCGTCCCGGTGATGCTCGGCGTGGTGGTGGCGGTGTTCTTCCTGCTGCGCATGGTGCCGGGGGATCCGGCGGCCATGATCCTCGGTGAACGCGCCACGCCCGAGGCGGTCGCGGCCCTTCGCGAGAAACTCGGCCTCGACCAGTCGCTGTGGCGGCAGTTCACCGATTTCCTCGGGCAGCTCGTCACCCGGTTCGACACGGGCGACTCACTCGTCACCGGGGCCTCCACGCGCGAGCTCATCTTCGAGAAGGCGCCCGTGAGCCTCGGCATCGTCGTCTTCGCCGTGCTGCTCGCCGTGGTCATCGCGGTTCCGCTCGCGCTCGCCGCCGCCCTGCGCCGCGACGGCTGGGTGGATCACGCGGTGCGGGTGCTGCCCGCGGTGGGTATGGGCATGCCGCTGTTCTGGATCGGCCTGCTGCTCATCATCGTGTTCGGAGTGCAGCTGCGGTGGCTACCGGTCGGGGGTGTCGGATCGGGGCCGGGCGAACCGCTGCGCAGCCTCTTCCTGCCCGCGCTCGCGGTGGCGCTGGGGATGGCGCCGCCGCTCATCCGCTCGCTGCGCGCGCAGCTGCTCGAGGTGCTCTCGGCCGATTTCGTGACGACGTTGCGGGCGGCCCGCATCCCTGAGCGGCGCATCCTCTGGCGGCACGTGGTGCGCGGGGCTGCGCTGCCCGCGCTCACGCTGCTGAGCGTCAATACGGCGTATCTGATCGGCGGCACCCTGGTGGTCGAGAAGGTGTTCGGGATCGGCGGTCTCGGCACACTGCTGTTCCAGTCGATCGGCAGCCGCGACTTCCCCGTCGTGCAGGGGGTGGCGCTCTACTGCGCGGTGCTCGTCGTGCTGGTGACGACGCTGGCCGGGGTGCTCGCGGCGCTGCTCGACCCGAGACTGCGCGTATCCGAGGGCCGCGAAGCGGAGAACCGCTCGTTCGCGCTTCAGCGAGCCGACCGCGTCGGCGGGATACCGGGCGGCGCGGGGGCTTCCTCGAGCGGGGCGGGTGGGCGCCCGGGCTCCGAGGATGGGACCGCGTCCGAGCCGGGTAGCGTCAGCGGGGGTCTGGCTTCGCGGTCCCCGCGCCCGAGCGATGGCGAAGGGGGCGGCCGATGA
- a CDS encoding ABC transporter substrate-binding protein, translating to MPRHPRTASRSRLALATASIAAAALLLSACAGGANSGTTAEDATPVAGGTLTFGRVASVNDLDLNQQITANNAFAIDKIFEPLVAFDENGEIGPWLAEYDESDDGLVYTFTLRDGLKFSNGDEVTPADVVFSLNRHLEVGGPLPLTAPIASIEETGEREVTITLESPYTPFLSELSGFSNGIFPADFGGVSEEQFFKNPIGTGPFVVDEWDPNGDLTFVKNEHYWQEGKPYLDGLVYKFIADDTQLRQQLAAGQIDAIDTVPAANAAEVDSADTVLSQTDGWSTEQIFFNTQREQFADPHVRRAIAHALDREGITSATTFGTAEVANSLLPPSITYSANDTVEALDFDVDAAKAELAQSAYPDGFKTTLLIASGNSQRAQIAQIVQEALAEINIDVEIEQLDIAVFRDRFFAYDYDFMINSGQSDAPDPNGFITFQADPEGFSKSYWTHYTNDRVTELMHEGRTTAPGDERRAIYEEIQQILADEVPYIPLFFPANLKATTADVHGFTVLPNSSVRFEEAWLTGGGAE from the coding sequence GTGCCCAGACACCCCCGCACCGCCTCGCGCAGCCGCCTCGCGCTCGCGACCGCCTCGATCGCCGCGGCGGCCCTGCTGCTCAGCGCCTGCGCGGGCGGCGCGAACTCCGGGACAACCGCCGAGGATGCGACCCCCGTCGCCGGCGGCACCCTCACCTTCGGTCGGGTCGCATCGGTGAACGACCTCGATCTCAACCAGCAGATCACCGCCAACAACGCGTTCGCGATCGACAAGATCTTCGAACCGCTCGTCGCGTTCGACGAGAACGGCGAGATCGGCCCCTGGCTGGCCGAGTACGACGAGAGCGACGACGGCCTCGTCTACACCTTCACGCTGCGCGACGGGCTGAAGTTCTCGAACGGCGACGAGGTCACCCCCGCCGACGTCGTGTTCTCGCTGAACCGCCACCTCGAGGTCGGCGGCCCGCTGCCGCTGACAGCTCCGATCGCGAGCATCGAGGAGACCGGCGAGCGCGAGGTGACGATTACGCTCGAGTCCCCGTACACGCCGTTCCTGTCGGAGCTCTCGGGCTTCTCGAACGGCATCTTCCCGGCGGACTTCGGCGGCGTGAGCGAGGAGCAGTTCTTCAAGAACCCGATCGGCACCGGCCCGTTCGTCGTCGACGAGTGGGATCCGAACGGCGACCTCACCTTCGTGAAGAACGAGCATTACTGGCAGGAGGGCAAACCCTACCTCGACGGGCTCGTCTACAAGTTCATCGCCGACGACACGCAGCTGCGCCAGCAGCTCGCCGCCGGCCAGATCGACGCGATCGACACGGTTCCCGCAGCGAACGCCGCTGAGGTCGACTCCGCAGACACGGTGCTCTCGCAGACCGACGGCTGGTCGACCGAGCAGATCTTCTTCAACACGCAGCGCGAGCAGTTCGCCGATCCGCACGTGCGCCGCGCCATCGCCCATGCGCTCGACCGCGAGGGGATCACCTCGGCGACCACCTTCGGCACCGCCGAGGTCGCGAACTCGCTGCTGCCGCCCAGCATCACCTACTCGGCGAACGACACCGTCGAAGCGCTCGACTTCGACGTCGACGCGGCGAAGGCCGAGCTCGCGCAGTCGGCGTACCCCGACGGGTTCAAGACGACGCTGCTCATCGCGAGCGGCAACTCGCAGCGCGCGCAGATCGCCCAGATCGTGCAGGAGGCCCTCGCCGAGATCAACATCGACGTCGAGATCGAGCAGCTCGACATCGCGGTCTTCCGCGATCGCTTCTTCGCCTACGACTACGACTTCATGATCAACAGCGGGCAGTCCGACGCGCCGGATCCCAACGGGTTCATTACCTTCCAGGCTGATCCCGAGGGCTTCAGCAAGTCGTACTGGACGCACTACACGAACGATCGCGTGACCGAGCTCATGCACGAGGGCCGCACGACCGCCCCGGGCGACGAGCGCCGGGCGATCTACGAGGAGATCCAGCAGATCCTCGCCGACGAGGTGCCCTATATCCCGCTGTTCTTCCCGGCCAACCTGAAGGCCACGACCGCGGACGTGCACGGCTTCACCGTGCTGCCGAACTCGAGCGTGCGGTTCGAGGAGGCCTGGCTGACCGGGGGCGGAGCCGAGTAG
- a CDS encoding DUF2568 domain-containing protein, with translation MTSVSEVQPARTSAILQLVRGLFHLVAVVSVSVWGFVAWPLPFPGLLTGFGFLVLSVLLWALFLSPRPVLRTDRFAQALFELLLLAAAVAALLALGVIWIVPAVYGVAGAVVGFIASTRGA, from the coding sequence GTGACCAGCGTTTCCGAAGTTCAGCCCGCCCGCACGTCCGCGATCCTGCAGCTCGTACGAGGCCTCTTCCATCTCGTCGCCGTCGTCTCGGTGTCGGTGTGGGGGTTCGTCGCCTGGCCGCTGCCGTTCCCGGGTCTGCTCACGGGCTTCGGGTTCCTGGTGCTGTCGGTGCTGCTGTGGGCGCTCTTCCTGTCGCCGCGGCCCGTGCTGCGCACCGACCGTTTCGCGCAGGCCCTGTTCGAGCTGCTGCTGCTCGCGGCGGCGGTCGCCGCGCTGCTCGCGCTCGGCGTGATCTGGATCGTCCCCGCGGTCTACGGCGTCGCGGGCGCGGTCGTCGGCTTCATCGCGTCGACGCGCGGGGCCTGA